A part of Populus alba chromosome 8, ASM523922v2, whole genome shotgun sequence genomic DNA contains:
- the LOC118052290 gene encoding DNA replication complex GINS protein PSF2 isoform X2: MAGDELVEIVPNLRMNSLYFIRGDYGPFHPQLAAQVPLWLAVALKKRGKCTIRPPQWMSIENLAQVLELERDSHAFQPLPFHYLEISRLLFDHAREDIPDMYMVRSLTEDIRDVRFHKVETNLEKFTASTVTWKNMSAMEVNIIRAFAGRALQAFYKHDNEQQAPDTDRMLDKQPQIPTDRPKRNLKPR; encoded by the exons ATGGCAGGAGATGAACTAGTGGAGATTGTTCCGAATTTGAGGATGAATTCTCTCTATTTTATCCGT GGGGATTATGGTCCATTTCATCCACAATTAGCAGCTCAAGTGCCGCTCTGGTTAGCGGTGGCTTTAAAGAAGAGAGGGAAATGCACAATCAGGCCGCCTCAGTGGATGTCAATTG AAAACCTGGCTCAGGTTTTGGAACTGGAACGAGACTCTCACGCATTTCAGCCATTACCCTTTCATTACTTGGAAATCTCAAGACTTCTTTTCGATCA TGCACGCGAGGACATTCCCGACATGTACATG GTGAGGTCACTTACCGAGGATATCAGAGATGTAAGATTTCATAAAGTGGAGACCAATTTAGAAAAGTTCACTGCATCTACAGTAACG TGGAAAAATATGTCTGCAATGGAAGTCAATATAATTCGTGCATTTGCTGGGAGGGCTCTGCAGGCGTTTTATAAGCATGATAACGAACAGCAAGCACCAGATACAGATAGAATGCTGGATAAACAGCCACAGATACCTACTGACAGGCCAAAA CGTAATTTGAAGCCTCGATAA
- the LOC118052289 gene encoding triosephosphate isomerase, cytosolic, with protein MARKFFVGGNWKCNGTSEEVKKIVSTLNDSQVPSSDVVEVVVSPPFVFLPLVKSTLRPDFHVAAQNCWVKKGGAFTGEVSAEMLVNLDIPWVILGHSERRSLLNESNEFVGDKVAYALSQGLKVIACVGETLEQREAGSTVEVVATQTKAIAARVSNWADVVLAYEPVWAIGTGKVATPAQAQEVHYELRKWLQENTSPEVAATTRIIYGGSVNGANCKELAAKPDVDGFLVGGASLKPEFNDIIKSAEVKKSA; from the exons ATGGCCAGGAAGTTCTTTGTTGGCGGAAACTGGAAATGC AATGGAACCAGCGAAGAAGTGAAGAAGATAGTGTCAACCCTCAACGATTCCCAAGTACCTTCATCTGATGTTGTTG AGGTTGTTGTAAGCCCTCCATTTGTGTTTCTCCCTCTTGTGAAAAGTACGTTGAGGCCTGATTTTCATGTCGCGGCTCAAAATTGTTGGGTTAAGAAAGGAGGTGCTTTCACCGGTGAAGTCAG TGCCGAGATGCTTGTGAATCTGGATATTCCCTGGGTCATTCTTGGTCACTCCGAAAGGAGAAGTCTCCTAAATGAATCAAATGAG TTTGTGGGGGATAAGGTTGCATATGCACTATCTCAAGGGTTGAAGGTGATAGCTTGTGTTGGTGAGACTCTTGAGCAGCGGGAAGCAGGATCTACCGTGGAGGTTGTTGCAACACAAACCAAAGCAATTGCAG CGCGAGTATCAAACTGGGCTGATGTTGTCTTGGCCTATGAGCCTGTGTGGGCTATTGGAACAGGGAAGGTTGCAACTCCTGCTCAGGCACAGGAG GTGCATTATGAACTGAGGAAATGGCTTCAAGAAAATACCAGCCCTGAAGTTGCTGCGACAACCAGGATTATTTATGGAG GGTCGGTTAATGGTGCAAACTGCAAGGAATTGGCAGCAAAACCTGATGTTGATGGCTTTTTGGTTGGTGGTGCTTCTCTAAAG CCGGAGTTCAATGACATTATCAAGTCTGCTGAAGTGAAGAAAAGTGCTTGA
- the LOC118052288 gene encoding receptor-like cytoplasmic kinase 176, which yields MGSCFSARVKAESLPCNGVNIKHAGRSGNDRSGSSSKVSSSTVPSTPRTQGEILQSSNLKSFPFNELKAATRNFRPDSVLGEGGFGCVFKGWIDEHSLTAARPGTGIVIAVKRLNQESLQGHQEWLAEINYLGQLYHPNLVKLIGYCLEDDHRLLVYEFMPKGSLENHLFRRASYFQPLSWNLRMKVALGAAEGLAYLHSDKAKVIYRDFKASNILLDSSYGAKLSDFGLAKDGPTGSKSHVSTRVMGTHGYAAPEYMATGHLTAKSDVYSFGVVLLEMLSGRRAIDKNRPSKEQHLVEWARPYLSSKRRIFQAMDARIQGQYSSSDALKAANLAIQCLSAEPRYRPNMEEVVKALEQLHNSNNNDGSRGSRGENPRRVHRSSSNGPTYHRKNEVSNGKPASYAGPCVSPLRT from the exons ATGGGGTCGTGCTTTAGTGCAAGAGTTAAAGCTGAGAGTCTTCCTTGTAATG GGGTGAACATAAAACACGCTGGCAGAAGTGGCAATGACAGGAGTGGGTCAAGCAGCAAGGTATCATCTTCTACAGTGCCTTCAACTCCTCGGACACAGGGTGAGATCTTGCAGTCCTCCAATTTGAAGAGCTTTCCCTTTAATGAATTAAAAGCAGCTACCAGGAACTTCCGTCCAGATAGTGTGTTGGGCGAAGGTGGTTTTGGTTGCGTATTCAAAGGGTGGATTGATGAGCATTCATTGACAGCTGCCAGGCCTGGAACAGGCATTGTCATTGCTGTAAAGAGGCTTAACCAAGAGAGTTTACAGGGTCATCAGGAATGGTTG GCAGAAATCAACTACCTGGGCCAGTTGTATCATCCAAATCTTGTGAAATTGATCGGCTACTGCTTAGAAGATGACCACCGGCTTTTGGTTTACGAGTTTATGCCCAAGGGCAGCTTGGAGAATCATCTATTCAGAA GGGCTTCTTATTTTCAACCACTCTCATGGAATCTCCGTATGAAGGTTGCCCTCGGTGCTGCAGAGGGTTTAGCATATCTTCACAGTGACAAGGCGAAAGTTATATATAGAGACTTTAAGGCATCTAATATCCTGCTCGATTCG AGTTATGGGGCCAAACTCTCTGATTTTGGGTTGGCCAAGGATGGGCCAACAGGCAGTAAAAGCCATGTATCTACAAGGGTCATGGGTACCCACGGCTACGCAGCTCCTGAATATATGGCAACAG GTCATCTAACTGCAAAAAGTGACGTATACAGTTTTGGGGTTGTTCTCCTTGAAATGTTGTCTGGCAGACGAGCCATAGACAAAAACAGGCCCTCCAAGGAACAACATCTAGTTGAATGGGCGAGGCCTTACCTTAGCAGTAAGCGGAGAATTTTCCAGGCCATGGATGCTCGCATCCAAGGCCAGTATTCATCGAGTGACGCTCTCAAAGCAGCAAATCTTGCAATCCAGTGTCTATCAGCAGAGCCAAGATATAGGCCAAACATGGAAGAAGTGGTAAAAGCATTGGAACAACTTCACAATTCCAATAACAATGATGGATCCAGGGGCTCTCGCGGTGAAAACCCCCGAAGAGTTCATCGAAGTTCAAGCAATGGTCCTACATATCATAGGAAAAATGAAGTATCCAATGGAAAACCTGCCTCTTATGCAGGGCCATGTGTTTCACCTCTTCGTACATAA
- the LOC118052290 gene encoding DNA replication complex GINS protein PSF2 isoform X3 — protein sequence MNSLYFIRGDYGPFHPQLAAQVPLWLAVALKKRGKCTIRPPQWMSIENLAQVLELERDSHAFQPLPFHYLEISRLLFDHAREDIPDMYMVRSLTEDIRDVRFHKVETNLEKFTASTVTWKNMSAMEVNIIRAFAGRALQAFYKHDNEQQAPDTDRMLDKQPQIPTDRPKRNLKPR from the exons ATGAATTCTCTCTATTTTATCCGT GGGGATTATGGTCCATTTCATCCACAATTAGCAGCTCAAGTGCCGCTCTGGTTAGCGGTGGCTTTAAAGAAGAGAGGGAAATGCACAATCAGGCCGCCTCAGTGGATGTCAATTG AAAACCTGGCTCAGGTTTTGGAACTGGAACGAGACTCTCACGCATTTCAGCCATTACCCTTTCATTACTTGGAAATCTCAAGACTTCTTTTCGATCA TGCACGCGAGGACATTCCCGACATGTACATG GTGAGGTCACTTACCGAGGATATCAGAGATGTAAGATTTCATAAAGTGGAGACCAATTTAGAAAAGTTCACTGCATCTACAGTAACG TGGAAAAATATGTCTGCAATGGAAGTCAATATAATTCGTGCATTTGCTGGGAGGGCTCTGCAGGCGTTTTATAAGCATGATAACGAACAGCAAGCACCAGATACAGATAGAATGCTGGATAAACAGCCACAGATACCTACTGACAGGCCAAAA CGTAATTTGAAGCCTCGATAA
- the LOC118052290 gene encoding DNA replication complex GINS protein PSF2 isoform X1, translating into MAGQSDSNMSLFSPGEIEFMAGDELVEIVPNLRMNSLYFIRGDYGPFHPQLAAQVPLWLAVALKKRGKCTIRPPQWMSIENLAQVLELERDSHAFQPLPFHYLEISRLLFDHAREDIPDMYMVRSLTEDIRDVRFHKVETNLEKFTASTVTWKNMSAMEVNIIRAFAGRALQAFYKHDNEQQAPDTDRMLDKQPQIPTDRPKRNLKPR; encoded by the exons ATGGCCGGTCAATCTGACTCAAACATGTCTCTATTTTCTCCTGGAGAG aTTGAATTCATGGCAGGAGATGAACTAGTGGAGATTGTTCCGAATTTGAGGATGAATTCTCTCTATTTTATCCGT GGGGATTATGGTCCATTTCATCCACAATTAGCAGCTCAAGTGCCGCTCTGGTTAGCGGTGGCTTTAAAGAAGAGAGGGAAATGCACAATCAGGCCGCCTCAGTGGATGTCAATTG AAAACCTGGCTCAGGTTTTGGAACTGGAACGAGACTCTCACGCATTTCAGCCATTACCCTTTCATTACTTGGAAATCTCAAGACTTCTTTTCGATCA TGCACGCGAGGACATTCCCGACATGTACATG GTGAGGTCACTTACCGAGGATATCAGAGATGTAAGATTTCATAAAGTGGAGACCAATTTAGAAAAGTTCACTGCATCTACAGTAACG TGGAAAAATATGTCTGCAATGGAAGTCAATATAATTCGTGCATTTGCTGGGAGGGCTCTGCAGGCGTTTTATAAGCATGATAACGAACAGCAAGCACCAGATACAGATAGAATGCTGGATAAACAGCCACAGATACCTACTGACAGGCCAAAA CGTAATTTGAAGCCTCGATAA
- the LOC118052293 gene encoding glucan endo-1,3-beta-glucosidase, whose translation MVAKTNLSHHLLLLLLLVSTLLHLFTTTIAIGVNYGTQGNNLPPPSQVANFIKTQTIIDSIKIFDTNHDILNAFANTGITVTVTVGNGDIPSLANLNSARGWVSANIAPFHPQTRINRIVVGNEIMATANKPWISNLVPAMRTIHKALLLAGIRNVQVTTPHSLGILSISEPPSAGQFRRGFDRAIFAPMLQFLRETKSPFMVNPYPYFGYSPKMANYALFKRNRGVHDRFTGITYTNMHDAMLDATYSAMRKLGYGDVGIVVGETGWPSVCDPGQPACSMENAAWFNGNLVRRSRQGKGTPLMPNRRFETYLFSLFNENLKPGPTAERNWGLFRPDFSPIYDAGILRNGQRGGGRGGGRQRPRPTPGKQWCVPKPGVSDQALQANIDYACSQGVDCKPIQPGGACFDPNNVRSHASYVMNFFYQTHGRQAFNCDFSNTGVLTAVNPGHGTCRFI comes from the exons ATGGTTGCAAAAACGAACCTTtcccaccacctcctcctcctcctcctcctcgtctCCACCCTCCTCCACCTCTTCACTACCACAATTGCCATTGGTGTTAACTACGGGACCCAAGGCAACAACCTTCCCCCACCCTCCCAGGTTGCCAACTTTATCAAAACTCAAACGATTATTGACAGCATCAAAATCTTTGACACAAACCATGACATTCTCAATGCCTTTGCCAATACTGGCATTACTGTGACGGTCACGGTTGGCAATGGTGATATTCCTTCCCTTGCCAATTTAAACAGCGCCCGCGGATGGGTTTCTGCCAATATTGCACCGTTCCATCCACAGACAAGGATTAATAGGATTGTTGTTGGTAATGAAATTATGGCCACTGCTAATAAGCCTTGGATTTCTAATCTCGTGCCTGCCATGCGGACCATTCACAAGGCTCTTCTTCTCGCTGGAATCAGAAATGTTCAG GTCACAACACCTCATTCTCTTGGCATACTCTCAATCTCCGAGCCACCAAGCGCGGGCCAGTTCAGGCGTGGCTTCGACCGAGCCATATTTGCACCCATGCTCCAATTTTTAAGGGAAACCAAATCACCCTTCATGGTTAACCCGTACCCTTATTTTGGCTACTCTCCAAAAATGGCGAACTATGCTCTTTTCAAGCGCAACAGAGGTGTGCATGATAGATTCACTGGCATTACATACACTAACATGCATGATGCAATGTTGGATGCTACTTATTCAGCAATGAGAAAATTGGGCTATGGTGATGTGGGCATTGTAGTGGGCGAGACAGGCTGGCCCTCGGTTTGTGACCCTGGGCAACCAGCTTGTAGCATGGAGAATGCTGCTTGGTTCAATGGGAATTTGGTTAGACGTTCTAGACAAGGGAAAGGCACCCCTTTGATGCCAAACCGGCGGTTTGAGACTTATCTTTTCTCGTTGTTCAATGAGAATCTCAAACCCGGTCCGACCGCTGAGAGAAACTGGGGGCTGTTTAGGCCTGATTTTAGCCCAATTTACGATGCTGGCATTTTGCGCAATGGGCAG AGAGGCGGTGGTCGCGGTGGTGGAAGGCAGAGGCCCAGACCAACCCCAGGGAAGCAGTGGTGTGTGCCAAAACCTGGCGTTAGTGATCAAGCTTTGCAAGCAAACATAGACTATGCATGCAGCCAGGGTGTGGATTGCAAGCCTATTCAACCTGGTGGTGCCTGCTTTGATCCTAACAATGTGAGATCTCATGCTTCGTATGTGATGAACTTTTTTTACCAAACCCACGGTCGCCAAGCTTTCAATTGTGATTTCTCCAACACCGGTGTCCTAACTGCTGTCAACCCAG GTCACGGCACATGCAGATTCATCTGA
- the LOC118052292 gene encoding uncharacterized protein has protein sequence MMCAATATGDWWVRGIGGQIGGAFSHESEHDLALMVSDFLENGCSSGADSWCSSDSDSGLYDLHHLADKISFYKRTVAQYESDLLLIVHSLVQSIKDTDLHRVKSGPCNASCINFSLVKLLRLSGYDAAVCVSKWQGSGKVPGGDHEYIDVVNCINAGSSERVIIDVDFRSHFEIARAVDTYDRILKSLPAIYVGSLTRLKRYLQVMAEAARSSLKQNSMPLPPWRSLAYLQAKWYSPYQRQFGPDNQNFSHVDSSYHEQCGGHLKRLQSSLQFETEGERLMKPINSDNNRRMKLERRKHSLFRAL, from the exons ATGATGTGTGCGGCGACGGCAACAGGGGATTGGTGGGTGAGGGGGATTGGTGGGCAGATCGGAGGAGCTTTTAGCCACGAGAGCGAACATGATTTGGCTCTCATGGTTAGCGATTTTCTCGAGAACGGCTGTAGCTCCGGTGCCGATTCCTGGTGTAGCAGCGATAGCGATTCTGGTCTCTATGATCTTCACCATCTCGCCGACAAGATTTCG TTTTACAAGCGCACAGTAGCTCAATATGAGAGTGACTTGTTGTTGATAGTTCATTCTCTTGTGCAATCGATCAAGGACACAGACCTTCATCGTGTCAAGTCAGGTCCGTGTAATGCAAGCTGCATCAACTTTTCTTTGGTAAAATTGTTGAGGCTTTCGGGATATGATGCTGCTGTTTGTGTGTCCAAGTGGCAGGGTAGTGGCAAGGTGCCTGGAG GGGATCATGAATATATTGATGTGGTCAACTGCATCAATGCTGGAAGCTCTGAGCGTGTGATCATTGATGTTGACTTCCGAAGCCACTTTGAAATAGCTAGAGCTGTTGACACTTATGATAGAATATTGAAGTCACTTCCAGCCATTTATGTAGGCTCCTTGACCAGGTTAAAACGGTATCTTCAAGTCATGGCTGAGGCAGCGAGATCTTCTCTCAAGCAAAATTCGATGCCTCTTCCACCTTGGAGGTCTCTGGCTTATTTGCAAGCGAAATGGTACTCACCATATCAGAGACAGTTTGGTCCAGATAATCAAAACTTTAGTCATGTCGATTCTTCATACCATGAACAGTGTGGTGGACATTTAAAGAGACTGCAGTCCTCGCTCCAATTTGAAACAGAAGGAGAACGACTCATGAAGCCTATTAACAGTGATAATAACCGGAGGATGAAGTTGGAGAGGCGGAAACACTCTTTATTCAGGGCTCTTTGA